In the genome of Nycticebus coucang isolate mNycCou1 chromosome 12, mNycCou1.pri, whole genome shotgun sequence, one region contains:
- the ANKRD52 gene encoding serine/threonine-protein phosphatase 6 regulatory ankyrin repeat subunit C, which translates to MGILSITDQPPLVQAIFSRDVEEVRSLLSQKENINVLDQERRTPLHAAAYVGDVPILQLLLMSGANVNAKDTLWLTPLHRAAASRNEKVLGLLLSHSADVNARDKLWQTPLHVAAANRATKCAEALAPLLSSLNVADRSGRSALHHAVHSGHLETVNLLLNKGASLNVCDKKERQPLHWAAFLGHLEVLKLLVARGADLGCKDRKGYGLLHTAAASGQIEVVKYLLRMGAEIDEPNAFGNTALHIACYLGQDAVAIELVNAGANVNQPNDKGFTPLHVAAVSTNGALCLELLVNNGADVNYQSKEGKSPLHMAAIHGRFTRSQILIQNGSEIDCADKFGNTPLHVAARYGHELLISTLMTNGADTARRGIHDMFPLHLAVLFGFSDCCRKLLSSGQLYSIVSSLSNEHVLSAGFDINTPDNLGRTCLHAAASGGNVECLNLLLSSGADLRRRDKFGRTPLHYAAANGSYQCAVTLVTAGAGVNEADCKGCSPLHYAAASDTYRRAEPHTPSSHDPEEDEPLKESRRKEAFFCLEFLLDNGADPSLRDRQGYTAVHYAAAYGNRQNLELLLEMSFNCLEDVESTIPVSPLHLAAYNGHCEALKTLAETLVNLDVRDHKGRTALFLATERGSTECVEVLTAHGASALIKERKRKWTPLHAAAASGHTDSLHLLIDSGERADITDVMDAYGQTPLMLAIMNGHVDCVHLLLEKGSTADAADLRGRTALHRGAVTGCEDCLAALLDHDAFVLCRDFKGRTPIHLASACGHTAVLRTLLQAALSTDPLDAGVDYSGYSPMHWASYTGHEDCLELLLEHSPFSYLEGNPFTPLHCAVINNQDSTTEMLLGALGAKIVNSRDAKGRTPLHAAAFADNVSGLRMLLQHQAEVNATDHTGRTALMTAAENGQTAAVEFLLYRGKADLTVLDENKNTALHLACSKGHEKCALMILAETQDLGLINATNSALQMPLHIAARNGLASVVQALLSRGATVLAVDEEGHTPALACAPNKDVADCLALILSTMKPFPPKDAVSPFSFSLLKNCGIAAAKTVGGCGALPHGASCPYSQERHGAIGLDGCYSE; encoded by the exons atGGGGATCCTCAGCATCACAGACCAG CCGCCCCTGGTCCAGGCCATCTTTAGCCGAGATGTAGAGGAAGTGCGTTCCCTCCTCTCGCAGAAGGAGAACATCAATGTGCTG GACCAAGAGAGGCGAACCCCATTGCATGCTGCTGCCTACGTAGGCGATGTCCCCATCCTCCAGTTGCTACTGATGTCAG GTGCTAATGTAAACGCTAAGGACACACTGTGGCTGACCCCTCTTCATCGTGCTGCTGCCTCCCGAAATGAG AAGGTGCTGGGGCTGCTGCTGTCACATTCAGCAGATGTGAATGCCCGGGACAAGCTGTGGCagacaccactgcatgtggctgCGGCCAACCGGGCCACCAAGTGTGCTGAGGCTCTGGCACCCCTGTTGAGCAGCCTCAACGTGGCTGACAGGAGTGGGCGCAGCGCTCTGCACCATGCCGTGCATAGTGGGCATCTCGAG ACAGTGAACCTGCTTCTCAACAAAGGAGCCAGCCTGAACGTCTGTGACAAAAAGGAGCGGCAGCCTCTGCACTGGGCAGCTTTTTTAG ggCATTTGGAAGTCCTGAAACTGCTGGTAGCACGGGGAGCAGACCTTGGCTGCAAGGACCGCAAGGGCTATGGACTGCTCCATACAGCTGCTGCCAGTGGCCAGATAGAAGTGGTGAAGTACCTGCTTCGGATGGGGGCTGAG ATCGATGAGCCCAACGCTTTTGGAAACACAGCTTTGCACATCGCCTGCTACCTGGGTCAGGATGCTGTGGCTATTGAGCTGGTGAACGCAGGAGCCAATGTCAACCAGCCAAATGACAAGGGCTTCACTCCACTGCATGTGGCTGCAGTCTCCACCAATGGCGCTCTCTGCTTGGAGCTGTTGGTCAATAACGGGGCTGATGTCAACTACCAG AGCAAAGAAGGGAAAAGTCCTCTGCACATGGCTGCGATCCATGGCCGTTTCACCCGCTCCCAGATCCTCATCCAGAACG GCAGTGAGATTGATTGTGCTGACAAGTTTGGGaacacaccactgcatgtggctgCTCGCTATGGACACGAACTACTCATCAGCACCCTCATGACCAATGGCGCGGATACCGCCCG GCGCGGCATCCATGACATGTTCCCCCTGCACTTAGCTGTTCTCTTTGGATTCTCTGACTGTTGTCGTAAGCTGCTTTCCTCAG GTCAGCTGTACAGCATTGTATCTTCACTCAGCAATGAGCATGTGCTTTCAGCTGGGTTCGACATCAATACACCTGACAACCTTGGCCGCACCTGTCTTCATGCTGCTGCTTCTGGAGG GAATGTTGAATGTCTTAATTTGCTGTTGAGCAGTGGAGCTGACTTGAGGAGGAGAGACAAATTTGGAAG GACCCCACTGCACTATGCAGCCGCTAATGGTAGCTACCAGTGTGCAGTGACACTGGTGACTGCTGGGGCAGGCGTCAATGAGGCTGACTGTAAAGGCTGCTCTCCTCTGCACTATGCTGCTGCCTCCGACACTTACAGGAG aGCGGAACCCCACACACCTTCCAGCCATGACCCCGAGGAGGACGAGCCACTGAAGGAGTCCCGCAGGAAGGAGGCTTTCTT CTGTCTGGAGTTCTTACTGGATAACGGTGCAGACCCCTCCCTGCGGGACAGGCAGGGCTACACAGCCGTGCACTATGCAGCTGCCTATGGCAACAGACAGAACCTCGAACTG CTCTTAGAAATGTCCTTTAACTGCCTGGAGGATGTGGAGAGCACCATTCCAGTCAGCCCTTTGCACTTAGCT GCCTACAATGGTCACTGTGAAGCCCTGAAGACACTGGCAGAAACGCTGGTGAACCTGGACGTAAGGGACCACAAGGGCCGGACCGCGCTCTTCCTGGCCACTGAGCGAGGCTCTACTGAGTGTGTGGAGGTGCTTACGGCCCACGGTGCCTCTGCCCTCATCAAGGAGCGCAAGCGCAAGTGGACGCCCCTGCATGCTGCTG CTGCCTCTGGCCACACTGATTCCCTGCACTTGCTGATCGACAGTGGGGAACGAGCTGACATCACAGATGTCATGGATGCCTATGGACA AACCCCACTGATGCTGGCTATCATGAATGGCCATGTGGACTGTGTGCATCTGCTGCTAGAGAAAGGGTCCACAGCCGATGCTGCTGACCTCCGGGGTCGCACCGCCCTCCACCGTGGG GCAGTGACTGGCTGTGAGGACTGCCTGGCTGCCCTGCTAGACCACGATGCATTTGTGCTATGCCGAGACTTTAAGGGCCGCACACCCATTCACCTGGCCTCAGCCTGTGGCCACACTGCAGTACTGCGGACCCTGCTGCAGGCTGCTCTTTCCACAGACCCCCTGGATGCTGGGGTGGATTACAGCGGATACTCACCCATGCACTGGGCCTCCTACACTG GACACGAAGATTGTCTGGAGTTGTTACTTGAACACAGCCCATTTTCATACCTGGAAGGAAACCCCTTCACTCCTTTGCACTGTGCAGT AATTAATAACCAGGACAGCACTACAGAGATGCTGCTGGGAGCTCTGGGTGCCAAGATTGTGAACAGCCGTGATGCCAAAGGACG GACCCCCCTTCACGCCGCTGCCTTTGCGGACAATGTCTCTGGACTCCGGATGCTGCTGCAGCATCAGGCCGAGGTGAACGCCACTGACCACACTGGCCGCACTGCGCTTATGACGGCTGCCGAGAACGGGCAGACTGCTGCTGTAG AATTTCTGCTGTATCGAGGAAAGGCAGACCTTACTGTGTTGGACGAGAACAAGAACACTGCTCTCCATTTAGCTTGTAGCAAG GGCCATGAGAAATGTGCCCTCATGATCCTGGCAGAAACCCAAGACCTTGGCCTTATCAATGCTACCAACAGTGCGTTGCAGAT GCCACTCCACATCGCTGCCCGGAATGGTCTAGCTTCTGTGGTGCAGGCCCTGCTGAGTCGTGGGGCCACAGTGCTGGCTGTAGATGAGGAAG GTCACACCCCAGCACTGGCCTGTGCCCCCAACAAAGATGTGGCAGACTGCCTGGCCTTGATCCTTTCCACCATGAAGCCTTTCCCACCCAAGGACGCCGTCAGTCCTTTCAGCTTCAGCCTGCTCAAGAACTGTGGCATTGCAGCTGCCAAGACGGTGGGTGGCTGTGGTGCCCTGCCCCATGGGGCCTCCTGCCCCTACAGCCAGGAGCGGCACGGTGCCATTGGGTTAGATGGCTGCTACTCTGAGTAG